The Mycolicibacterium fluoranthenivorans genomic interval GTGCCCCGGGTATGACGATGTTCCGGATGCCGATCTTCACCTGGAACATCCTGGTGACCTCGGTCCTGGTGCTGGTCATCTTCCCGTTGCTGACGGCAGCATTGTTCGGCCTGGCCGCCGACCGCCGCATCGGTGCGCACATCTACGATCCGTCCAACGGCGGGATGCTGCTCTACCAGCACCTTTTCTGGTTCTTCGGCCATCCCGAGGTGTACGTCATCGCGCTGCCCTTCTTCGGGATCATCAGCGAAGTGGTGCCGGTGTTCTCCCGCAAACCGATCTTCGGCTACACCACGCTGGTCTACGCGACGTTCGGTATCGGCGCCCTTTCGGTGGCGGTGTGGGCGCATCACATGTACGCCACCGGTGCGGTCCTTCTCCCGTTCTTCTCGTTCATGACGTTCCTGATCGCGGTGCCCACCGGGATCAAGTTCTTCAACTGGATCGGCACCATGTGGAAGGGGCAGTTGACCTTCGAGACACCGATGCTGTTCTCGGTCGGCTTCATGGTGACCTTCCTCCTGGGGGGCCTGTCCGGTGTGCTGCTGGCCAGCCCGCCACTGGACTTCCACGTCACCGACTCCTATTTCGTGGTGGCGCATTTCCACTACACGCTCTTCGGCACCATCGTGTTCGCCACCTACGCGGGCATCTACTTCTGGTTCCCGAAGATGACCGGCCGGTTGCTCGACGAGCGCCTGGGCAAGCTGCACTTCTGGCTGACCTTCATCGGCTTCCACACCACCTTCCTGGTGCAGCACTGGCTGGGTGACGAGGGCATGCCGCGCCGCTACGCCGACTACCTGCCCACCGACGGGTTCACCACGCTGAACGTCATCTCGACCATCGGTGCCTTCATCCTGGGCATCTCCACGCTGCCGTTCGTCTGGAACGTGTTCAAGAGCTGGCGGTTCGGCGAGCCGGTGACGGTGGACGATCCGTGGGGTTACGGCAACTCGCTGGAGTGGGCCACCTCGTGCCCGCCGCCGCGGCACAACTTCACCGAGCTGCCCCGGATCCGTTCGGAGCGGCCGGCATTCGAGCTGCACTACCCGCACATGGTCGAGCGGCTGCGGGCGGAGGCCCACGTGGGCAGAGGCGAAGGCGCGCACTGACCGACCCGAGGGTCCCGACCGGGGGTGATGGCCGTTCGGGAATAGAGGACCGGGCGCGCGGGTAACACTATGTCATGAACATCGACCTCTCCGGAAAGACCGCACTCGTCACCGGCTCCACCCAAGGCATCGGTTTGGCCATTGCCGAGGGTTTGGCCCGCAGCGGGGCGCGGGTGGCGGTCAACGGCCGCACCGCAGCCCGCGTCGACGAAGCCGTGCGCGGTCTCGGCGGCACCGCCTTCGGGGTGGCCGCCGATGTCAGCACGGAGGAGGGCGCGGCACAACTGCTTGCCGAACTGCCCGAGGTCGACATCCTGGTGAACAATCTCGGCATCTTCGGCGCGGTACCGGCTCGCGAGATCACCGATGCGCAGTGGCGCACCTACTTCGAGGTCAATGTGCTTGCCGCAGTGCGGCTCATCCGCGCCTACCTGCCGGGCATGGCGGACCGCGGCTGGGGCCGGGCGATCCAGATCGCCAGTGACTCGGCCATCGTCATCCCGGAGGAGATGATCCACTACGGCGTCTCCAAGACCGCGTTGCTGGCGGTGTCCCGGGGCTTCGCCAAGGACGCCGCGGGCACCGGAGTGACCGTCAACTCGGTGATCGCCGGACCGACGCACACCGCCGGGGTCGAGGACTTCGTCTACGAGTTGGTGGACAAGTCGCTGCCGTGGGAGGAGGCGCAGCGCGAGTTCATGGTCAAGTACCGGCCGCAGTCCCTGTTGCAGCGGCTCATCGAGCCGGCCGAGATCGCGAACATGGTGACCTATCTGGCATCGCCGCTGGCCTCGGCCACCACCGGAGGGGCGCTGCGGGTCGACGGCGGGTACGTCGACTCGATCCTGCCCTGAGCGACGCGATTACGGGTCGCGGGGCAGGCCCAGCAGGCGTTCGGCGATGATGTTCAGCTGGACCTCGGTGGTGCCGCCGTAGATGGTGGTCGCCCGGCTGAACAGCAGATAGTCGGCCCACTTCCCGGTGATCTGTTGCTTGTCGCCGACGGCGCCGTCGGTGCCGAACGACGACACCCCGAACTCGGCGTAACCCTGCCCGGTCTTCATCGACAACAGTTTGGAGATGGCCGCGGCGGGCATCGGATCGCCACCGGCCAGGGTGAGCAGCGTCGAGCGCAAGTTGAGCACCTTGGCGGCGTAGCCCTCGGCGATGAGCTTGCCCGCGTGATTCTGCTCGATCTGATCGAACTGTCCTTCAGCCAGGA includes:
- the ctaD gene encoding cytochrome c oxidase subunit I — protein: MVAEAPSVPDVLPRRPFPARMGPKGNLIYKLITTTDHKLIGIMYCVACFIFFMIGGLMALLIRTELAAPGLQFLSNEQFNQLFTMHGTAMLLFYATPIVFGFANLVLPLQIGAPDVAFPRLNALSFWLFVFGALIALAGFITPGGAADFGWTAYTPLSDAVHSPGAGSDLWILGIAVGGLGTILGAVNMITTVVCMRAPGMTMFRMPIFTWNILVTSVLVLVIFPLLTAALFGLAADRRIGAHIYDPSNGGMLLYQHLFWFFGHPEVYVIALPFFGIISEVVPVFSRKPIFGYTTLVYATFGIGALSVAVWAHHMYATGAVLLPFFSFMTFLIAVPTGIKFFNWIGTMWKGQLTFETPMLFSVGFMVTFLLGGLSGVLLASPPLDFHVTDSYFVVAHFHYTLFGTIVFATYAGIYFWFPKMTGRLLDERLGKLHFWLTFIGFHTTFLVQHWLGDEGMPRRYADYLPTDGFTTLNVISTIGAFILGISTLPFVWNVFKSWRFGEPVTVDDPWGYGNSLEWATSCPPPRHNFTELPRIRSERPAFELHYPHMVERLRAEAHVGRGEGAH
- a CDS encoding SDR family NAD(P)-dependent oxidoreductase; translated protein: MNIDLSGKTALVTGSTQGIGLAIAEGLARSGARVAVNGRTAARVDEAVRGLGGTAFGVAADVSTEEGAAQLLAELPEVDILVNNLGIFGAVPAREITDAQWRTYFEVNVLAAVRLIRAYLPGMADRGWGRAIQIASDSAIVIPEEMIHYGVSKTALLAVSRGFAKDAAGTGVTVNSVIAGPTHTAGVEDFVYELVDKSLPWEEAQREFMVKYRPQSLLQRLIEPAEIANMVTYLASPLASATTGGALRVDGGYVDSILP